One Macadamia integrifolia cultivar HAES 741 unplaced genomic scaffold, SCU_Mint_v3 scaffold1306, whole genome shotgun sequence genomic region harbors:
- the LOC122063398 gene encoding probable indole-3-pyruvate monooxygenase YUCCA8, whose protein sequence is MFCLADHEDIFARRNVWVNGPVIVGAGPSGLAVGACLKEQGVPFVVLERADCIASLWQKRTYDRLKLHLPKSFCQLPKLPFPEDFPEYPTKKQFIHYLELYAKKFEINPRFNECVQSAKYDETSGLWRVKTVSTSPISGRIEVEYICRWLVVATGENAECVVPEIEGLSEFGGDIVHVCNYKSGEDYRGKKVLVVGCGNSGMEVSLDLCNHNAQPSMVIRSSVHVLPREILGKSTFELAVLLLKWLPLWLVDKLLLIMAWFVFGNIEKYGLKRPEMGPLLLKNTEGKTPVLDVGALQKIKSGDIKVVPGIKRFSSGRVELVNGENLEIDSVVLATGYRSNVPSWLEESEFFSKNGFPKASFPNGWKGNTGLYAVGFTRRGLSGASSDAMRIAQDIGKVWKEETKQTKKRIACHRRCTSQF, encoded by the exons ATGTTTTGTCTTGCTGATCATGAGGATATCTTTGCTCGCCGGAACGTGTGGGTAAACGGTCCAGTCATTGTCGGCGCTGGCCCTTCTGGACTGGCGGTCGGCGCCTGCCTGAAAGAACAGGGTGTACCCTTTGTAGTCCTTGAAAGAGCAGACTGCATTGCCTCTCTGTGGCAAAAACGCACCTATGATCGCCTCAAACTTCACCTCCCCAAGAGCTTCTGCCAGCTTCCTAAACTCCCATTCCCAGAGGACTTCCCTGAGTACCCAACCAAGAAGCAATTCATACACTATCTAGAATTGTATGCCAAGAAATTTGAGATCAACCCAAGATTCAATGAGTGTGTTCAGTCTGCTAAATATGATGAGACTAGTGGGTTGTGGCGCGTCAAGACAGTCTCTACCAGCCCCATCTCCGGCCGCATTGAGGTTGAGTACATTTGCAGGTGGCTTGTTGTGGCCACAGGAGAGAATGCAGAGTGTGTGGTACCAGAAATTGAAGGCTTATCTGAGTTTGGTGGTGATATTGTACATGTCTGTAACTACAAGTCTGGTGAGGATTACAGAGGAAAAAAAGTACTAGTTGTCGGTTGTGGCAATTCGGGCATGGAAGTTAGTCTTGATCTTTGCAATCACAATGCTCAGCCATCCATGGTGATTCGCAGCTCG GTTCATGTATTGCCAAGGGAAATTCTTGGGAAATCAACATTTGAATTGGCGGTTCTTCTGCTGAAATGGTTACCACTTTGGCTAGTTGATAAGCTGTTACTGATAATGGCATGGTTTGTGTTTGGAAACATTGAGAAATATGGACTGAAAAGGCCAGAAATGGGACCTTTATTGCTCAAGAACACTGAAGGAAAGACCCCTGTTTTGGATGTTGGTGCATTACAGAAGATAAAATCTGGAGACATCAAGGTTGTTCCTGGAATTAAAAGGTTCTCATCTGGTAGAGTTGAGCTTGTTAATGGAGAAAATCTTGAAATCGATTCGGTTGTTCTCGCTACTGGCTATCGCAGCAATGTTCCTTCTTGGCTAGAG GAGAGTGAATTTTTCTCAAAGAATGGGTTTCCAAAGGCTTCATTCCCAAATGGGTGGAAAGGAAACACTGGGCTATATGCTGTTGGGTTCACAAGGAGAGGGCTCTCTGGTGCCTCCTCTGATGCTATGAGAATAGCACAAGATATTGGAAAAGTCTGGAAAGAGGAAACAAAACAGACAAAGAAGAGGATTGCTTGCCATAGAAGATGCACTTCACAGTTCTGA